In a single window of the Streptomyces sp. NBC_00353 genome:
- the guaA gene encoding glutamine-hydrolyzing GMP synthase: MPAAPPAAPDTAPDVVLVVDFGAQYAQLIARRVREARVYSEIVPSTMPVAEMLAKNPRAIILSGGPSSVYAEGAPSLDRSLFEAGVPVFGMCYGFQLMATTLGGTVDDNGAREYGRTPLNVSKTGSTLFEGTPAEQSVWMSHGDACSAAPEGFTVTASTDVVPVAAFENDEKKLYGVQYHPEVLHSTHGQQVLEHFLYRGAGIEPTWTTTNVVEEQIALIREQVGTKRAICGLSGGVDSAVAAALVQKAIGSQLTCVYVDHGLMRKGETEQVEKDFVAATGVQLKVVDAEERFLNALAGVSDPEQKRKIIGREFIRVFEQAQAELVAEAGAAGEDVAFLVQGTLYPDVVESGGGTGTANIKSHHNVGGLPDDIEFQLVEPLRQLFKDEVRMVGQELGLPEEIVQRQPFPGPGLGIRIVGEVTKDRLDLLREADAIAREELTAAGLDRDIWQCPVVLLADVRSVGVQGDGRTYGHPIVLRPVSSEDAMTADWSRLPYEVLAKISTRITNEVADVNRVVLDVTSKPPGTIEWE, encoded by the coding sequence GTGCCAGCAGCACCCCCCGCCGCCCCCGACACCGCACCCGACGTGGTCCTTGTTGTCGACTTCGGCGCGCAGTACGCCCAGCTCATCGCCCGACGCGTCCGTGAGGCCCGGGTCTACAGCGAGATCGTCCCGTCCACGATGCCGGTGGCCGAGATGCTGGCCAAGAACCCCCGGGCGATCATCCTGTCCGGCGGCCCCTCCTCGGTGTACGCGGAGGGCGCGCCCAGCCTCGACCGCTCGCTGTTCGAGGCCGGGGTCCCGGTCTTCGGCATGTGCTACGGCTTCCAGCTGATGGCCACCACGCTCGGCGGCACCGTCGACGACAACGGTGCCCGTGAGTACGGCCGCACCCCGCTGAACGTCTCCAAGACCGGCTCCACGCTCTTCGAGGGCACGCCCGCCGAGCAGTCGGTGTGGATGTCGCACGGCGACGCCTGCTCCGCCGCCCCCGAGGGCTTCACCGTCACTGCGTCCACGGACGTCGTGCCGGTCGCCGCCTTCGAGAACGACGAGAAGAAGCTGTACGGCGTCCAGTACCACCCGGAGGTGCTGCACTCCACGCACGGCCAGCAGGTCCTGGAGCACTTCCTCTACCGCGGCGCCGGCATCGAGCCGACCTGGACCACGACCAATGTGGTCGAGGAGCAGATCGCGCTGATCCGCGAGCAGGTCGGCACCAAGCGCGCCATCTGCGGCCTCTCCGGCGGCGTGGACTCCGCGGTCGCCGCAGCCCTCGTACAGAAGGCCATCGGCTCCCAGCTGACCTGCGTGTACGTCGACCACGGTCTGATGCGCAAGGGCGAGACCGAGCAGGTCGAGAAGGACTTCGTGGCCGCCACCGGCGTCCAGCTGAAGGTCGTCGACGCCGAGGAGCGGTTCCTGAACGCGCTGGCCGGGGTCTCCGACCCCGAGCAGAAGCGAAAGATCATCGGCCGCGAGTTCATCCGCGTCTTCGAGCAGGCCCAGGCCGAGCTCGTCGCCGAGGCGGGCGCGGCCGGCGAGGACGTCGCGTTCCTCGTGCAGGGCACGCTCTACCCGGACGTCGTGGAGTCCGGCGGCGGCACCGGCACCGCCAACATCAAGTCCCACCACAACGTGGGCGGCCTCCCCGACGACATCGAGTTCCAGCTCGTCGAGCCGCTGCGCCAGCTGTTCAAGGACGAGGTCCGGATGGTCGGCCAGGAACTCGGCCTGCCGGAGGAGATCGTCCAGCGTCAGCCGTTCCCCGGCCCCGGTCTCGGTATCCGGATCGTCGGCGAGGTCACCAAGGACCGGCTCGACCTGCTGCGCGAGGCCGACGCCATCGCCCGCGAGGAGCTGACCGCGGCCGGCCTCGACCGTGACATCTGGCAGTGCCCCGTGGTCCTCCTGGCCGACGTCCGCTCGGTCGGCGTCCAGGGCGACGGCCGTACGTACGGTCACCCGATCGTCCTTCGCCCGGTCTCCTCCGAGGACGCCATGACGGCCGACTGGTCGCGCCTGCCGTACGAGGTTCTGGCGAAGATCTCCACCCGCATCACGAACGAGGTCGCCGACGTCAACCGCGTCGTCCTCGACGTGACGAGCAAGCCGCCGGGCACCATCGAGTGGGAGTAA
- a CDS encoding chorismate mutase has product MNSTAVAAKKLTGKTPTEETGAHTDEAAALIAGARERIDSLDDRIIGLVQERMAVSAVIQEARVTSGGRRVNLSREMEILGQYRDALGKPGTSLAMTLLELCRGRV; this is encoded by the coding sequence ATGAACAGCACCGCCGTCGCCGCGAAGAAGCTCACCGGGAAGACCCCCACCGAGGAGACCGGCGCGCACACCGACGAGGCCGCCGCCCTGATCGCCGGAGCCCGCGAGCGCATCGATTCACTGGACGACCGGATCATCGGGCTCGTCCAGGAACGGATGGCCGTCTCGGCGGTCATCCAGGAGGCCCGGGTCACCTCGGGCGGCCGCCGGGTCAACCTCTCCCGCGAGATGGAGATCCTCGGCCAGTACCGGGATGCGCTCGGCAAGCCCGGCACCTCGCTCGCCATGACGCTGCTGGAGCTGTGCCGCGGCCGCGTGTGA
- a CDS encoding LAETG motif-containing sortase-dependent surface protein, whose product MKLRRAMAVAAATAVIAPAAILAAPIAFADDTVPATETTSAAPTEPAQTETPSADVTTTAPAESTSSSPAEETEEPAGETGDPAADASSTPSGSTTPSGTPSGSVTPSGTPSESEDPEEPAECEKSALDISINGLPGKIARGSGWHKFKMNVYNSSKTTVHEIDYFAGASSDKAGDDLFKSKQVSLQALDPETNTWEDLSEDGRAVGYVGQSDEIQAGYEVDIPLRINVKSTAPVGAGFTLGAGLYVGDKDCLGVSDVAYKFQIVKSGGSGSTPQTGGSAPVPSESPASNTTGNVSGTLAETGSSSAVPMFALAGGAAVVLGAGAMFVVRRRRNGDAAA is encoded by the coding sequence ATGAAGCTTCGCCGCGCGATGGCGGTGGCCGCAGCCACCGCGGTCATAGCCCCCGCTGCCATCCTGGCCGCCCCGATCGCGTTCGCCGACGACACGGTCCCTGCGACCGAGACGACGTCTGCAGCGCCCACCGAGCCCGCTCAGACCGAGACGCCGTCCGCCGACGTCACCACCACCGCGCCCGCCGAGAGCACCTCCTCCTCGCCCGCCGAGGAGACCGAGGAGCCCGCGGGAGAGACGGGCGACCCCGCCGCGGACGCGTCCTCCACTCCCTCCGGGAGCACCACCCCGTCCGGCACACCGTCCGGCTCCGTGACCCCGTCGGGCACCCCGTCCGAGTCCGAGGACCCGGAGGAGCCGGCGGAGTGCGAGAAGTCCGCCCTGGACATCTCGATCAACGGCCTGCCCGGCAAGATCGCCCGCGGCAGCGGCTGGCACAAGTTCAAGATGAACGTCTACAACTCGTCGAAGACGACCGTGCACGAGATCGACTACTTCGCGGGCGCCTCCTCCGACAAGGCCGGCGACGACCTGTTCAAGTCGAAGCAGGTCAGCCTCCAGGCCCTCGACCCGGAGACCAACACGTGGGAGGACCTCAGCGAGGACGGCCGCGCGGTCGGTTACGTCGGTCAGTCCGACGAGATCCAGGCCGGTTACGAGGTCGACATCCCGCTCCGCATCAATGTGAAGTCGACCGCCCCGGTCGGCGCCGGTTTCACCCTCGGCGCCGGTCTGTACGTCGGCGACAAGGACTGCCTGGGCGTCAGCGACGTCGCGTACAAGTTCCAGATCGTGAAGTCCGGCGGCAGCGGCTCGACGCCGCAGACCGGTGGCTCCGCCCCGGTCCCGTCCGAGTCGCCGGCCTCCAACACGACGGGCAACGTCTCCGGCACGCTCGCCGAGACCGGTTCGTCCTCCGCAGTGCCGATGTTCGCCCTCGCGGGCGGCGCGGCCGTAGTGCTCGGTGCCGGTGCGATGTTCGTCGTGCGGCGCCGCAGGAACGGTGACGCCGCCGCGTAA
- a CDS encoding GMC family oxidoreductase: MSQDSPAQNQAEPAGETDDDAAYDYDVLVVGSGFGGAVSALRLTEKGYRVGVLEAGRRFTPGTLPKNSWDIKNYLWAPALGLFGIQRVHLLGNVMVLAGAGVGGGSLNYANTLYVPPAPFFEDRQWASITDWQDELAPYYDQAKRMLGVRLNPTMTPSDVHLKATAQAMGVGDTFHLAPVGVFFGDGKDADGTARAKPGETVADPYFGGAGPARKACTECGECMTGCRHGAKNTLNENYLHLAEKAGAVIHPMTSVVAITDDPEGGYHVTTVPTDRRRKGEPTLLRARKVVVAAGTYGTQTLLHTMRDQGLLPRLSSRLGELTRTNSEALVGSQTSDRRYRRKHGTAKADFTQGVAITSSIHPDENTHIEPVRYGKGSNAMGAMSILQVPYGGRRVLGWLGNMARHPALAVRSLSNRRWSERTIIGLVMQSLDNSLTTYRKPGGIGKGLLTARQGHGAPNPTQIEEATRSASLLAEEINGFAGSNVGELMGTPLTAHFLGGCPIGASADEGVIDPYHRLYGHPGVSVVDGSAVSANLGVNPSLTITAQAERAMSFWPNKGEADPRPAQGEAYERLAAVEPKAPAVPKEAFGALKLPFLGLPAVPPKKSADK, from the coding sequence ATGTCCCAGGACAGCCCTGCCCAGAATCAGGCCGAACCGGCCGGCGAGACCGATGACGACGCGGCGTACGACTACGACGTCCTTGTCGTCGGCTCGGGCTTCGGCGGTGCGGTGTCGGCCCTGCGGCTGACCGAGAAGGGGTACCGGGTCGGGGTCCTGGAGGCGGGCCGCCGCTTCACCCCCGGCACCCTCCCCAAGAACTCCTGGGACATCAAGAACTACCTGTGGGCCCCCGCACTCGGGCTCTTCGGCATCCAGCGCGTGCATCTGCTCGGCAATGTGATGGTGCTCGCCGGGGCGGGTGTCGGCGGCGGCTCGCTCAACTACGCGAACACGCTGTACGTACCCCCGGCACCGTTCTTCGAGGACCGGCAGTGGGCCTCCATCACCGACTGGCAGGACGAGCTGGCGCCGTACTACGACCAGGCCAAGCGGATGCTCGGAGTCCGGCTCAATCCGACGATGACCCCGTCCGACGTCCATCTGAAGGCGACCGCGCAGGCCATGGGGGTCGGCGACACCTTCCATCTCGCCCCGGTCGGCGTCTTCTTCGGCGACGGCAAGGACGCCGACGGTACGGCGAGGGCGAAGCCCGGTGAGACGGTCGCCGACCCGTACTTCGGCGGCGCGGGGCCCGCCCGCAAGGCCTGCACCGAGTGCGGCGAATGCATGACGGGCTGCCGTCACGGCGCGAAGAACACCCTCAACGAGAACTACCTCCACCTCGCCGAGAAGGCCGGAGCGGTCATCCACCCGATGACCTCCGTGGTCGCGATCACGGACGACCCGGAGGGCGGTTACCACGTCACCACCGTCCCGACGGACCGCCGCAGGAAGGGCGAGCCGACGCTGCTGCGCGCCCGCAAGGTGGTCGTCGCGGCGGGCACGTACGGCACCCAGACCCTGCTCCACACGATGAGGGACCAGGGACTGCTGCCCCGGCTGTCGTCGCGGCTCGGTGAGCTGACCCGTACCAATTCCGAGGCGCTCGTCGGCTCGCAGACCAGCGACCGCCGCTACCGGAGGAAGCACGGCACCGCGAAGGCCGACTTCACCCAGGGCGTCGCCATCACCTCGTCGATCCACCCCGACGAGAACACCCACATCGAGCCGGTCCGTTACGGCAAGGGCTCCAACGCCATGGGTGCGATGTCGATCCTGCAGGTGCCGTACGGCGGCCGCCGGGTGCTGGGCTGGCTCGGCAACATGGCCAGGCATCCGGCCCTCGCCGTGCGGTCGCTCTCCAACCGGCGCTGGTCGGAGCGGACCATCATCGGGCTCGTCATGCAGTCGCTGGACAACTCCCTGACGACGTACCGCAAGCCGGGCGGCATCGGAAAGGGCCTGCTCACCGCCCGCCAGGGGCACGGCGCTCCGAACCCGACCCAGATCGAGGAGGCCACGCGCAGCGCCTCGCTGCTCGCCGAGGAGATCAACGGGTTCGCCGGGTCGAACGTCGGGGAACTCATGGGCACCCCGCTCACCGCGCACTTCCTCGGTGGCTGCCCGATCGGTGCGAGCGCCGACGAGGGGGTCATCGACCCGTACCACCGGCTGTACGGGCACCCGGGCGTCTCGGTCGTCGACGGCTCGGCGGTCTCCGCGAACCTCGGCGTCAACCCGTCGCTGACCATCACCGCGCAGGCGGAGCGGGCCATGTCGTTCTGGCCCAACAAGGGCGAGGCGGACCCGCGTCCGGCGCAGGGCGAGGCGTATGAGCGGCTGGCCGCGGTCGAACCGAAGGCGCCGGCGGTGCCGAAGGAGGCCTTCGGCGCACTGAAGCTGCCGTTCCTGGGCCTGCCCGCGGTCCCGCCGAAGAAGAGCGCGGACAAGTAG
- a CDS encoding succinic semialdehyde dehydrogenase has protein sequence MTDSTDSQASAAPLGTNPVAAAPAGVRTAADVVTPEVIAQLTRGVVGSGRTANHTPFTGEKLADLPESTPEDVATAFERARAAQPDWAATPVRTRAAVLLRFHDLVLERQAEVLDLIQLETGKARLHAHEEVQAVAVSARHYGRRAASYLKPKRHTGVVPTLTKVTELRQPRGVIGQIAPWNYPFELSVGDALPAFVSGNALVMKPDTETALTALWARDLLIEAGLPAEVFQVVLGDGPVVGPEVVKHADYVSFTGSTRTGREVAQGAAARLVGVSLELGGKNAMLVLEDADVEKAAAGAVRACFSSAGQLCISIERLYVHESVADDFVERFATRTKAMRLGNSLAYGADMGSLVGERQLETVTQHVAEAVEKGATLVAGGVARPDIGPLFYEPTILDGVEAPMAVCTQETFGPVVSIYRFSDEDEVIALANATPYGLNSSVWTKDSKRGHQVAARLRTGTVNINEGYAPAYGSVQSPMGGMKDSGLGRRHGSEGILKYTEAQTVAQQRLIPLAPSFGMDDEKYAAFMSRSLKAMKAFRLR, from the coding sequence ATGACGGACTCGACGGATTCGCAGGCCTCTGCCGCCCCCCTCGGTACCAACCCCGTGGCCGCCGCCCCCGCGGGTGTGCGCACGGCTGCCGATGTGGTGACACCCGAGGTGATCGCCCAGCTGACCCGAGGTGTCGTCGGCTCCGGCCGTACCGCGAACCACACCCCGTTCACCGGGGAGAAGCTTGCCGACCTGCCCGAGTCCACGCCCGAGGACGTCGCGACCGCCTTCGAGCGGGCCCGCGCCGCCCAGCCCGACTGGGCCGCCACCCCCGTCCGGACCAGGGCCGCCGTCCTCCTCCGCTTCCACGACCTCGTGCTCGAGCGGCAGGCGGAGGTCCTCGACCTCATCCAGCTGGAGACCGGCAAGGCCCGGCTGCACGCCCACGAGGAGGTGCAGGCGGTCGCCGTCTCCGCCCGGCACTACGGGCGCAGGGCGGCCTCGTACCTGAAGCCGAAGCGGCACACCGGTGTCGTACCGACGCTGACCAAGGTCACCGAGCTGCGGCAGCCGCGTGGTGTCATCGGCCAGATCGCGCCGTGGAACTACCCGTTCGAGCTCTCCGTCGGCGATGCGCTGCCCGCGTTCGTCTCCGGGAACGCCCTCGTGATGAAGCCCGACACGGAGACCGCGCTGACCGCGCTCTGGGCCCGTGACCTGCTGATCGAGGCCGGGCTGCCCGCCGAGGTGTTCCAGGTCGTCCTCGGTGACGGACCGGTCGTCGGGCCCGAGGTCGTCAAGCACGCCGACTACGTCTCGTTCACCGGTTCCACGCGCACCGGCCGCGAGGTCGCCCAGGGCGCCGCCGCCCGCCTGGTCGGTGTCTCGCTGGAGCTCGGCGGCAAGAACGCCATGCTGGTACTCGAGGACGCCGATGTGGAGAAGGCCGCCGCCGGTGCCGTCCGTGCCTGCTTCTCATCCGCCGGACAGCTCTGCATCTCCATCGAGCGGCTGTACGTCCACGAGTCGGTCGCCGACGACTTCGTGGAGCGGTTCGCCACCCGCACGAAGGCCATGCGGCTCGGCAACTCCCTCGCGTACGGCGCCGACATGGGTTCGCTCGTCGGCGAGCGCCAGCTGGAGACCGTCACCCAGCATGTCGCGGAGGCCGTCGAGAAGGGCGCCACGCTCGTCGCCGGCGGTGTCGCCCGGCCCGACATCGGTCCGCTGTTCTACGAGCCGACCATCCTCGACGGCGTCGAGGCGCCGATGGCCGTCTGCACCCAGGAGACCTTCGGCCCGGTCGTCTCCATCTACCGCTTCTCCGACGAGGACGAGGTCATCGCTCTCGCCAACGCCACCCCGTACGGCCTGAACTCCAGCGTCTGGACCAAGGACTCCAAGCGCGGTCACCAGGTCGCCGCCCGGCTGCGCACCGGCACGGTCAACATCAACGAGGGGTACGCCCCCGCGTACGGCAGCGTGCAGTCCCCGATGGGCGGCATGAAGGACTCCGGTCTCGGCCGGCGGCACGGCTCCGAGGGCATCCTCAAGTACACCGAGGCCCAGACCGTCGCCCAGCAGAGGCTGATCCCGCTCGCCCCGTCCTTCGGGATGGACGACGAGAAGTACGCGGCGTTCATGAGCCGCAGCCTGAAGGCGATGAAGGCGTTCCGCCTGCGCTGA